A part of Streptantibioticus cattleyicolor NRRL 8057 = DSM 46488 genomic DNA contains:
- a CDS encoding GNAT family N-acetyltransferase: MTVTLAPAALQDIAELRQLYFEVYGHGYPVPLGSDPAVMRELITGGHAHWLTARTDDGPLIGSAAVQTEPGSRIGKLVGLVVHPSHRTGGLASRLTAAVCDEAFATGRLDSVYTTARVVTEGPQRIAVRNGFRPLGLLPNAVEVEGCETLALFARYADGVLERRAPVRRVPAQLTGLLAAAEQAVGIDYGATLTDPAGPVAPRPVTPGAEPIELIAAPSFVRRRFHDRFPGTDDRFFPLHAPNAVLVAHDGRFEAYAELDPVAASCALIAVHPRPAAVDGALEALMNAVTRAGADYVETLLPLTDTTALEVFLAAGFVPGAVYPAMRRIGDRFHDHVVLSRTSRQIDFRRAAVSPLLQPYLSAYLTAWSATYLPLHEVVR, from the coding sequence GTGACCGTCACCCTGGCCCCCGCGGCCCTTCAGGACATCGCCGAACTGCGGCAGTTGTACTTCGAGGTGTACGGCCACGGCTACCCGGTGCCGCTCGGCAGCGACCCGGCGGTGATGCGCGAGCTGATCACCGGCGGCCACGCCCACTGGCTGACCGCCCGCACCGACGACGGCCCGCTGATCGGCTCCGCGGCCGTCCAGACCGAGCCCGGCAGCCGCATCGGCAAGCTGGTCGGCCTGGTCGTCCACCCCTCGCACCGCACCGGCGGACTCGCCTCGCGGCTGACCGCGGCGGTGTGCGACGAGGCGTTCGCCACCGGCCGCCTGGACTCGGTGTACACCACCGCCCGCGTGGTCACCGAGGGCCCGCAGCGGATCGCGGTGCGCAACGGCTTCCGCCCGCTCGGTCTGCTGCCCAACGCCGTCGAGGTCGAGGGGTGCGAAACCCTGGCGCTGTTCGCCCGGTACGCCGACGGCGTGCTGGAGCGCCGGGCCCCGGTGCGGCGGGTACCGGCGCAGCTGACCGGGTTGCTGGCCGCGGCCGAGCAGGCCGTCGGCATCGACTACGGGGCCACCCTGACCGACCCGGCCGGACCGGTGGCGCCCCGGCCCGTGACGCCCGGCGCCGAGCCCATCGAGCTGATCGCGGCGCCCTCGTTCGTCCGCCGCCGTTTCCACGACCGCTTCCCCGGCACCGACGACCGGTTCTTCCCACTGCACGCCCCCAACGCCGTCCTGGTCGCCCACGACGGACGCTTCGAGGCGTACGCGGAGCTGGACCCGGTGGCCGCCAGTTGCGCCCTGATCGCGGTCCATCCGCGGCCGGCCGCGGTCGACGGCGCCCTGGAGGCGCTGATGAACGCGGTCACCCGGGCCGGCGCCGACTACGTGGAGACCCTGCTGCCGCTGACCGACACCACGGCACTGGAGGTCTTCCTCGCCGCCGGCTTCGTCCCCGGCGCCGTCTACCCGGCGATGCGCCGGATCGGCGACCGCTTCCACGACCATGTGGTCCTCTCCCGCACCAGCCGGCAGATCGACTTCCGCCGGGCCGCCGTCAGCCCGCTGCTCCAGCCCTACCTGAGCGCGTACCTGACCGCCTGGAGCGCCACCTATCTGCCCCTTCACGAGGTTGTCCGATGA
- a CDS encoding acyl-CoA reductase, with the protein MTTTSPKARLQLWQGEFVDDAEAERRLAGLSALADQVLADPLPVEVVLAACATLSEGLRDVNGAVRARLAPWAGPEDDGVLDEVAAALDREALERKVRRELGGLRPDRLTRPDARETVYEAWAPVGLLAHVAPGNAASVAPLSVVEGLLTGNLNVLKVSASDSPLALRILAELGAADPTGRVAERIVALRFPSARREWLRLMCAHADAVAAWGGEEAVAAVAELVPPGCRVVEWGHRISFAYLTTRAAADDGTLDALAGDVCRFEQQACSSPQVVYLDTAEPDEVFAFAERFAARLAKVSGRHPAAPSSVAERAEVTTTELVARLEEHLGLTRVFAAEDGSWRVLADSRPALTASPLHRSVWVKPLPRHEAIATLRPMRRYLQTAAVGGGPAEAAEVARVLLAAGVTRITPVGSMPDGYPGEPHDGVYPLQRYSRRVAVRAEGAGWDAVACLDDLAAPPVLPPAPTGPLLGKADVQRALATLDDRHAHLYFRSGGTTGAPALSVFTNADYDHQMRVAADGLLAAGFDPARDRAANLFYCGAMYGSFISFFSVFERLNATQIPMAAGTDHAAVAEALVAYRVDTVFGMPSYLWQLFHAEADRLRAYGGIRKVFYGGEHFTARQRRVLTEEFGVEVIRSAAYGSTDLGPLGYQCTSSEGSVHHVLTDLHTLEVLDREEDRPVAPGEPGRLVFTSRARLGQRLERYEIGDLGRLVPGRCPCGSHAPRVELLGRYGDVVRAGTYFFNYRRFVTVADEALDYTGELQLVLSAEDGRERLTLRMDERYAPEADVAREAFLAAVPELAEAVAEGLLSCSVETAGIAAFERTATSGKLRSVVDLR; encoded by the coding sequence GTGACCACCACCTCCCCGAAGGCCCGACTCCAGCTGTGGCAGGGCGAGTTCGTCGACGACGCCGAAGCGGAGCGGCGCCTGGCCGGCCTGTCCGCGCTGGCCGACCAGGTGCTGGCCGATCCGCTGCCGGTCGAGGTGGTGCTCGCCGCCTGCGCGACGCTGAGCGAGGGCCTGCGTGACGTGAACGGCGCCGTACGCGCCCGGCTGGCGCCGTGGGCGGGGCCGGAGGACGACGGCGTGCTCGACGAGGTGGCCGCCGCGCTCGACCGCGAGGCGCTGGAACGCAAGGTGCGCCGCGAACTCGGCGGGCTGCGGCCGGACCGGCTGACCCGCCCGGACGCCCGGGAGACGGTGTACGAGGCGTGGGCGCCGGTGGGTCTGCTGGCCCACGTCGCCCCCGGCAACGCCGCCTCCGTGGCGCCGCTGAGCGTGGTCGAGGGGCTGCTCACCGGCAACCTCAACGTGCTCAAGGTGAGCGCGTCCGACTCGCCGCTGGCGCTGCGGATCCTCGCCGAGCTGGGCGCCGCCGATCCGACCGGGCGGGTCGCGGAGCGGATCGTCGCGCTGCGGTTCCCCTCCGCGCGGCGCGAGTGGCTGCGCCTGATGTGCGCCCACGCCGACGCGGTGGCCGCGTGGGGCGGGGAGGAGGCGGTGGCCGCCGTCGCCGAACTGGTGCCGCCGGGCTGCCGGGTGGTGGAGTGGGGTCACCGGATCTCCTTCGCCTACCTCACAACGCGCGCCGCCGCCGACGACGGCACGCTGGACGCGCTCGCCGGCGACGTGTGCCGCTTCGAGCAGCAGGCGTGCTCCAGCCCGCAGGTGGTCTACCTGGACACGGCGGAACCGGACGAGGTGTTCGCCTTCGCGGAGCGCTTCGCCGCGCGGCTGGCCAAGGTCTCCGGACGGCACCCCGCCGCCCCGTCCTCGGTCGCCGAACGGGCCGAGGTCACCACCACCGAACTCGTGGCCAGGCTGGAGGAACACCTCGGGCTGACCCGGGTGTTCGCCGCCGAGGACGGCTCCTGGCGGGTGCTGGCCGACTCCCGTCCGGCGCTGACCGCCTCCCCGCTGCACCGCAGCGTGTGGGTCAAGCCGCTGCCCCGGCACGAGGCGATCGCCACGCTGCGCCCGATGCGCCGTTACCTCCAGACCGCGGCGGTCGGCGGCGGCCCCGCCGAGGCCGCCGAGGTGGCCCGGGTGCTGCTGGCGGCCGGGGTCACCCGGATCACCCCGGTCGGCTCGATGCCCGACGGCTACCCGGGCGAACCGCACGACGGCGTCTACCCGTTGCAGCGCTACAGCCGCCGGGTCGCGGTCCGCGCCGAGGGCGCCGGATGGGACGCGGTGGCCTGCCTGGACGACCTGGCGGCGCCGCCGGTGCTGCCGCCCGCGCCGACCGGTCCGCTGCTGGGCAAGGCGGACGTGCAGCGGGCGCTGGCCACCCTCGACGACCGCCACGCCCACCTGTACTTCCGCAGCGGCGGCACCACCGGCGCCCCGGCGCTGTCGGTCTTCACCAACGCCGACTACGACCACCAGATGCGGGTCGCCGCGGACGGACTGCTCGCCGCCGGCTTCGACCCGGCGCGCGACCGGGCGGCCAACCTGTTCTACTGCGGCGCGATGTACGGCAGCTTCATCAGCTTCTTCTCCGTCTTCGAGCGGCTCAACGCCACCCAGATCCCGATGGCGGCCGGGACCGACCACGCCGCGGTGGCCGAGGCGCTGGTGGCCTACCGGGTGGACACGGTCTTCGGGATGCCCTCGTACCTGTGGCAGCTCTTCCACGCCGAGGCCGACCGGCTGCGGGCGTACGGCGGCATCCGCAAGGTGTTCTACGGCGGCGAGCACTTCACCGCGCGCCAACGCCGGGTCCTCACCGAGGAGTTCGGGGTGGAGGTGATCCGTTCGGCCGCCTACGGCAGCACGGACCTGGGCCCGCTGGGCTACCAGTGCACCTCCTCCGAGGGCTCGGTGCACCACGTGCTCACCGATCTGCACACCCTGGAGGTGCTCGACCGCGAGGAGGACCGCCCGGTGGCCCCCGGCGAGCCGGGACGGCTGGTCTTCACCTCCCGGGCCCGCCTCGGCCAGCGGCTGGAACGCTACGAGATCGGCGACCTGGGCCGGCTCGTCCCCGGCCGCTGCCCCTGCGGCAGCCACGCCCCCCGGGTGGAACTGCTCGGCCGGTACGGCGACGTGGTGCGGGCCGGCACGTACTTCTTCAACTACCGCCGCTTCGTGACCGTCGCCGACGAGGCGCTGGACTACACCGGTGAGCTCCAGTTGGTGCTGAGCGCCGAGGACGGCCGGGAGCGGCTGACGCTGCGGATGGACGAACGGTACGCGCCGGAGGCGGACGTGGCCCGGGAGGCGTTCCTGGCCGCGGTGCCGGAGCTGGCGGAAGCGGTGGCGGAGGGGCTGCTGTCCTGCTCGGTGGAGACCGCGGGGATCGCCGCCTTCGAGCGCACCGCGACCAGCGGCAAGCTGCGTTCCGTGGTCGACCTGCGGTGA
- a CDS encoding MFS transporter, with protein sequence MSASARRLPVVLRNRSFGSVWAAQVLTQGAGRMFQVGAVWWLVGYAAGEHRGLDSGLFLMAGTLPPVALAPVVARIVARRSHRAVLAVSASAAGLVAAGMAGWTYAATPPVAAVYAAGLALASCQAVFDPCLTTSVPELVADADIEAATGFELSTQSLAGLAGGLLGPLLVDACGIAGVVAGSAGAYLLAGALLSATRFPHRATPTGADGPADQADGRAARPLRAVLAGLPFIRRVLLCFAAANVFTTAVYVVMPLYTHDVLHSTGSTVASLEAALGAGTLIGSFTGARVPGRPTAIGAACLLLTGAALALPAAVPGRIAAPAALVVAGWCVGVIGVRFVALFQRLVPAADKPGFFAVMQALLGATFPVSSLLFGALGDHVPARALCLLQGVGLLPVAVALWWLGSRGDAGSEASARPAARTVAATGGAR encoded by the coding sequence GTGAGCGCCTCGGCGCGCCGCCTGCCCGTCGTCCTGCGGAACCGTTCCTTCGGCTCGGTCTGGGCCGCCCAGGTGCTCACCCAGGGCGCGGGCCGGATGTTCCAGGTCGGCGCGGTGTGGTGGCTGGTGGGGTATGCCGCCGGGGAGCACCGGGGGCTGGACTCCGGTCTCTTCCTGATGGCCGGCACCCTGCCTCCGGTGGCGCTGGCGCCGGTGGTGGCCCGGATCGTCGCCCGCCGTTCACACCGCGCGGTGCTGGCGGTCTCCGCCTCGGCGGCCGGCCTGGTCGCCGCGGGCATGGCCGGGTGGACGTACGCGGCCACGCCCCCGGTGGCCGCCGTCTACGCGGCCGGGCTCGCCCTCGCCTCCTGCCAGGCGGTCTTCGACCCGTGCCTGACGACGTCGGTGCCGGAGCTGGTGGCGGACGCCGACATCGAGGCGGCCACCGGTTTCGAGCTGTCCACCCAGTCGCTGGCCGGGCTCGCCGGCGGGCTGCTGGGGCCGCTGCTGGTCGACGCGTGCGGCATCGCCGGTGTGGTCGCCGGAAGCGCCGGCGCCTATCTGCTGGCCGGCGCGCTGCTGTCGGCCACCCGTTTCCCGCACCGCGCCACGCCGACCGGCGCGGACGGTCCGGCGGACCAGGCCGACGGGCGGGCCGCGCGTCCGCTGCGCGCCGTCCTGGCCGGACTGCCGTTCATCCGCCGGGTGTTGCTCTGCTTCGCCGCGGCCAACGTCTTCACCACCGCCGTCTACGTCGTCATGCCGCTGTACACCCACGACGTGCTGCACTCCACCGGCTCCACGGTGGCCTCGCTGGAGGCCGCGCTCGGCGCCGGGACGCTGATCGGCTCCTTCACCGGCGCCCGGGTCCCCGGCCGCCCCACCGCGATCGGCGCGGCCTGCCTGCTGCTGACCGGCGCCGCGCTGGCCCTGCCGGCCGCCGTCCCCGGCCGGATCGCCGCCCCCGCGGCGCTGGTCGTGGCGGGCTGGTGCGTCGGGGTGATCGGCGTGCGGTTCGTGGCGCTCTTCCAGCGGCTGGTGCCGGCCGCCGACAAGCCCGGGTTCTTCGCCGTGATGCAGGCCCTGCTGGGTGCCACCTTCCCGGTCTCCTCGCTGCTGTTCGGCGCGCTCGGCGACCACGTGCCGGCGCGGGCGCTCTGCCTGCTCCAGGGCGTCGGGCTGCTGCCGGTCGCCGTCGCGCTGTGGTGGCTGGGCAGCCGAGGCGACGCGGGGTCCGAGGCGTCCGCCCGCCCCGCCGCCCGTACCGTCGCGGCCACCGGAGGCGCGCGGTGA
- a CDS encoding LuxE/PaaK family acyltransferase: protein MNPHLAPVQVPDPAALARLQRLCDITEPYAAGEEADALFADAMREVHDWHARRGDFFRALLAAPAPTRPTVGADVLAPLVHATFFKRHEVLSIPREEVALHLTSSGTTGQKSQMFFDTWTIRAAQRMVARIFDHYGWITPDQPVNYLLYSYEPAPGLRLGTSFTDNYLCDFAPARQVVHALRHTGSGHEFDVHGCVATLQRFAEQDVPVRILGFPAFLHFTLERMRAMGLPPLRLPAGSLVVLGGGWKGHADRQLPKEEFYAEVTERLGIPGDRIRDTFGSVEHSVPYVECAHHRLHVPVWSRAAVRDTGTLRPLPYGERGFLHLVSPYITSVPAHSVVMGDLASLHPGSECPCPSPTDWFTVHGRAGVSRNRSCAVAAAELMKGMS from the coding sequence ATGAACCCCCATCTCGCACCGGTCCAGGTCCCCGATCCGGCGGCGCTGGCCAGGTTGCAGCGACTGTGCGACATCACCGAGCCGTACGCCGCCGGCGAGGAGGCCGACGCGCTCTTCGCCGACGCGATGCGCGAGGTCCACGACTGGCACGCGCGGCGCGGTGACTTCTTCCGCGCCCTGCTGGCGGCCCCGGCCCCGACCCGCCCCACCGTGGGCGCCGACGTGCTCGCCCCGCTGGTGCACGCCACGTTCTTCAAGCGGCACGAGGTCCTGTCGATCCCGCGCGAGGAGGTCGCGCTCCATCTGACCTCCTCCGGGACGACCGGCCAGAAGTCGCAGATGTTCTTCGACACCTGGACGATCCGCGCGGCCCAGCGCATGGTCGCCCGCATCTTCGACCACTACGGCTGGATCACCCCCGACCAGCCGGTCAACTACCTGCTGTACAGCTACGAACCGGCTCCCGGGCTGCGCCTGGGCACCTCGTTCACCGACAACTACCTGTGCGACTTCGCGCCGGCCCGGCAGGTCGTGCACGCGCTGCGGCACACCGGTTCCGGCCACGAGTTCGACGTGCACGGCTGCGTCGCCACGCTCCAGCGGTTCGCCGAACAGGACGTGCCCGTGCGCATCCTGGGGTTCCCGGCGTTCCTCCACTTCACGCTGGAACGGATGCGGGCGATGGGGCTGCCGCCGCTGCGGCTGCCCGCCGGGTCGCTGGTGGTGCTCGGCGGCGGCTGGAAGGGGCACGCGGACCGCCAGTTGCCCAAGGAGGAGTTCTACGCCGAGGTCACCGAGCGGCTCGGGATACCCGGCGACCGCATCCGCGACACCTTCGGCTCGGTGGAGCACAGCGTGCCGTACGTGGAGTGCGCCCACCACCGGCTGCACGTACCCGTGTGGTCACGGGCCGCGGTCCGCGACACCGGGACGCTGCGCCCGCTCCCCTACGGCGAACGCGGCTTCCTCCACCTGGTCTCGCCGTACATCACCTCGGTGCCCGCGCACAGCGTGGTCATGGGTGACCTGGCCTCGCTCCACCCGGGTTCGGAGTGCCCGTGCCCGTCGCCCACCGACTGGTTCACCGTCCACGGCCGCGCCGGGGTGAGCCGCAACCGCAGCTGCGCGGTGGCCGCCGCCGAACTGATGAAGGGAATGTCGTGA
- a CDS encoding phenylacetate--CoA ligase family protein, whose product MPVQQLAELIRFVRRNSPFYQELYAHLPERVESLEDLPVVPQTEFWRANSPRDNRLLTAPLDEAVVFRSGGTTGSPKFSVYTRTEWEEFTTAFGAGLVTAGLRPGHRVADLFYAGDLYASFMFILDSLHRSPVANVRLPVGGATSWESTAATLEEFRAQVIAGTPTTLCALADRLVAAGRPLPDVELLFFGGECVFGDQLPLLKQAFPAAEVRSIGYASVDAGLLGEAVPGEDPRVHRVFAPHTVVEILADDADTPVTAEGVPGRLVVTDLRRRLMPVLRYPAGDRAEWVDRAAGLFRILGRAEEGVRLGPVTLYTQDVHDIVAATDDAGRITGVQLVVRRQDGRDELLLRLAADELAGEDDKVAEAITTALLTGRPAYDSAVSAGHVNAPVVEWVRHRDLAVNARSGKLIRVVDERPHS is encoded by the coding sequence ATGCCCGTTCAACAACTCGCCGAGCTGATACGGTTCGTGCGCCGCAACTCCCCGTTCTACCAGGAGCTCTACGCCCACCTGCCGGAGCGGGTCGAGTCCCTCGAAGACCTTCCGGTGGTGCCCCAGACGGAATTCTGGCGGGCCAACTCACCGCGCGACAACCGGCTGCTGACCGCGCCGCTCGACGAAGCGGTGGTCTTCCGCAGCGGCGGCACCACGGGATCCCCGAAGTTCTCCGTGTACACCCGCACCGAATGGGAGGAGTTCACCACCGCGTTCGGTGCCGGGCTCGTCACGGCGGGGCTGCGGCCGGGTCACCGGGTGGCCGATCTTTTCTACGCCGGTGATCTCTACGCCAGCTTCATGTTCATCCTGGATTCACTTCACCGTTCCCCGGTGGCCAATGTCCGGCTGCCCGTGGGCGGTGCCACTTCCTGGGAATCCACCGCGGCCACCCTGGAGGAGTTCCGGGCCCAGGTGATCGCCGGCACCCCGACGACGTTGTGCGCCCTGGCCGATCGCCTGGTCGCGGCCGGCCGTCCGCTGCCCGACGTGGAACTCCTCTTCTTCGGCGGCGAATGCGTCTTCGGCGACCAACTCCCGCTGCTGAAGCAGGCGTTCCCCGCCGCCGAGGTGCGCTCGATCGGCTACGCCAGCGTGGACGCGGGCCTGCTCGGCGAGGCGGTGCCGGGCGAGGACCCCCGGGTGCACCGCGTCTTCGCCCCGCACACCGTGGTGGAGATCCTGGCGGACGACGCCGACACCCCGGTGACCGCCGAGGGCGTGCCGGGCCGCCTGGTCGTCACCGACCTGCGACGGCGGCTGATGCCGGTGCTGCGCTACCCGGCGGGCGACCGCGCCGAGTGGGTCGACCGCGCCGCTGGGCTCTTCCGGATCCTCGGCCGCGCCGAGGAAGGGGTGCGCCTCGGCCCGGTGACGCTCTACACCCAGGACGTGCACGACATCGTCGCCGCCACCGACGATGCGGGCCGGATCACCGGCGTCCAGCTCGTGGTGCGGCGCCAGGACGGCCGCGACGAACTGCTGCTGCGCCTGGCCGCCGACGAACTCGCCGGTGAGGACGACAAGGTGGCCGAGGCGATCACCACCGCGCTGCTCACCGGCCGTCCGGCCTACGACTCCGCCGTCTCGGCCGGTCACGTCAACGCGCCGGTGGTGGAGTGGGTGCGCCACCGCGACCTGGCGGTCAACGCCCGTTCGGGCAAGCTGATCCGCGTCGTCGACGAACGGCCGCACTCGTGA
- a CDS encoding alpha/beta fold hydrolase, whose protein sequence is MATDITTVVHDDLPLTLSEAGTGRPVLLLHGGGGPATVAGLAARLARVAHVIAPVHPGWDGTPRPAWCTGIDDLALAYLHHLHDRGLDDVLVIGSSLGGWAAAEMAVRDTAGLISGLVLINAVGVRVEGEPIADFFALDPRGLAEHSWHDPDRHFQDPALLPAAQRAVRQANAATMRVIAGDPYMHDPKLLRRLGRVDIPALLLWGESDRVVTPAYGAAFADAFPHGRFETIPEAGHLPHIEQPEATFARIETQLLRTTASPVRTGR, encoded by the coding sequence ATGGCTACCGACATCACCACGGTCGTCCACGACGACCTGCCGCTGACCCTGTCCGAGGCCGGAACGGGCCGCCCCGTGCTGCTCCTGCACGGCGGCGGAGGCCCCGCCACCGTCGCCGGACTCGCCGCGCGCCTGGCCCGCGTCGCCCACGTCATCGCCCCCGTCCACCCCGGCTGGGACGGCACCCCCCGCCCCGCGTGGTGCACCGGGATCGACGACCTGGCCCTCGCCTACCTCCACCACCTGCACGACCGCGGCCTCGACGACGTCCTCGTCATCGGCTCCTCGCTCGGCGGCTGGGCCGCGGCCGAGATGGCGGTGCGTGACACCGCGGGCCTCATCTCCGGCCTGGTCCTGATCAACGCGGTCGGCGTGCGCGTCGAGGGCGAGCCGATCGCCGACTTCTTCGCCCTCGACCCCCGCGGTCTCGCCGAACACTCCTGGCACGACCCGGACCGCCACTTCCAGGACCCCGCCCTCCTCCCGGCCGCTCAACGCGCCGTCCGCCAGGCCAACGCGGCCACCATGCGCGTCATCGCGGGCGACCCCTACATGCACGACCCCAAGCTGCTGCGTCGGCTGGGGCGCGTCGACATCCCGGCCCTGCTGCTGTGGGGCGAGAGCGACCGCGTCGTCACCCCGGCCTACGGCGCGGCCTTCGCGGACGCCTTCCCCCACGGCCGCTTCGAGACCATCCCCGAAGCCGGCCACCTTCCGCACATCGAACAGCCCGAGGCCACCTTCGCCCGGATCGAAACCCAACTGCTCCGCACCACCGCCTCTCCGGTCAGAACGGGGAGGTGA